One genomic segment of Paenibacillus sp. FSL H8-0332 includes these proteins:
- the gatB gene encoding Asp-tRNA(Asn)/Glu-tRNA(Gln) amidotransferase subunit GatB: MRLSMSKYETVIGLEVHVELHTKSKIFCGCSTEFGAPPNTHTCPVCLGHPGVLPVLNRQAVEYAMKAAMALNCTIGDVSKFDRKNYFYPDSPKAYQISQFDQPIGLNGWIDIEVNGETKRIGITRLHLEEDAGKLTHVDGGFASLVDFNRVGTPLIEIVSEPDLRSPEEARAYLEKIRAIMQYCDVSDVKMEEGSMRCDANISLRPEGQEEFGIRAELKNMNSFRGVLRGLEYEQLRQGEILDDGGIVVQETRRWDEAGGKTLSMRGKEEAHDYRYFPDPDLIVLHISDSWKEQIRATIPELPDARQARYSEEFGLTAYDAGVLTSSKPLADFFEGSLAYTQDAKAVANWMMGDLLGYLNSNNLELSQVKITPQGLGEMIGLIAGGTISSKIAKTVFKEMLESGKLPAVIVEEKGLVQISDEGAIKKIVQEVVAANPQSVEDYKAGKKQAIGFLVGQVMKASKGKANPGLVNTLLAEVLNS; this comes from the coding sequence ATGAGATTATCTATGTCTAAATATGAAACGGTCATCGGGCTTGAAGTTCATGTGGAGCTTCATACCAAGTCCAAAATCTTCTGCGGCTGCTCCACAGAATTCGGCGCTCCGCCTAATACCCATACCTGTCCGGTCTGTCTGGGCCACCCCGGCGTATTGCCGGTTCTTAATCGGCAGGCTGTAGAGTACGCCATGAAAGCCGCAATGGCTCTGAACTGTACGATTGGCGATGTCAGCAAATTCGACCGCAAAAACTATTTCTACCCCGATTCCCCGAAGGCCTACCAGATTTCGCAATTTGATCAGCCTATCGGCCTGAACGGCTGGATTGATATTGAAGTGAATGGAGAGACCAAACGGATCGGCATCACCCGTCTTCATCTGGAGGAGGATGCGGGCAAGCTGACTCATGTGGATGGAGGATTTGCTTCACTGGTTGACTTCAACCGGGTGGGGACTCCGCTTATTGAGATTGTCTCTGAGCCTGATCTGCGTTCGCCTGAGGAGGCGCGTGCTTATCTGGAGAAGATCCGCGCCATCATGCAGTATTGCGATGTATCCGATGTGAAGATGGAAGAAGGCTCGATGCGTTGTGACGCCAATATCAGCCTGCGCCCGGAAGGGCAGGAGGAATTCGGTATCCGGGCGGAGCTGAAGAATATGAACTCCTTCCGCGGGGTTCTCCGCGGGCTGGAGTACGAACAACTCCGTCAGGGAGAGATTCTGGATGACGGCGGGATCGTTGTGCAGGAGACCCGCCGCTGGGATGAAGCTGGGGGCAAGACCTTGTCTATGCGCGGTAAAGAAGAAGCCCATGACTACCGTTATTTCCCGGACCCGGATCTTATCGTGCTGCATATCAGTGATTCCTGGAAGGAACAGATCCGTGCCACCATTCCGGAGCTTCCAGATGCCCGGCAGGCCCGTTACAGCGAAGAATTTGGCCTGACTGCCTATGATGCGGGAGTGCTTACCTCATCCAAGCCGCTTGCCGACTTCTTTGAAGGCAGTCTGGCTTATACACAGGATGCCAAGGCTGTCGCCAACTGGATGATGGGAGACCTGCTGGGATATTTGAACAGCAATAATCTGGAATTATCCCAGGTGAAGATTACGCCGCAGGGACTGGGCGAGATGATCGGCCTGATCGCAGGCGGAACCATCAGCAGCAAAATTGCCAAAACCGTGTTCAAAGAAATGCTGGAGAGCGGCAAGCTGCCTGCAGTTATCGTTGAAGAAAAGGGTCTAGTGCAGATTAGTGATGAAGGTGCGATTAAGAAAATCGTACAGGAAGTGGTCGCTGCTAATCCGCAATCTGTCGAAGACTACAAGGCCGGCAAGAAACAAGCGATCGGCTTCCTTGTAGGACAGGTCATGAAGGCAAGCAAAGGGAAAGCGAACCCGGGTCTTGTGAACACATTGCTTGCAGAAGTGCTGAACAGCTAG
- a CDS encoding TetR/AcrR family transcriptional regulator C-terminal domain-containing protein produces the protein MSDKKTDHRVRYTKMVIKESLLKLLTERSINKVTVTDICREANINRNTFYSHYASQFELLSTIENDLYEEIKQLGISSASPQKLSYELCKYIKANKTICEVLFSEHGDKELLERILYISHDLTIERWKQELKYFDPQLFESWYTFTAHGSIAIIKKWVSSGLRESPSKVAAFIDKATEAVSKAFYSKEL, from the coding sequence ATGTCAGACAAAAAAACAGATCACAGAGTGAGATATACAAAAATGGTTATAAAAGAAAGCTTATTAAAGCTGCTGACAGAACGGTCAATCAATAAAGTTACCGTGACCGACATTTGCAGAGAAGCGAATATTAATCGCAACACCTTTTATTCACACTATGCTAGTCAATTTGAGCTTCTTTCAACGATCGAAAATGACCTTTACGAAGAAATTAAGCAACTTGGGATTAGTTCTGCAAGCCCTCAAAAGCTGTCTTATGAATTATGTAAGTATATAAAAGCAAACAAAACGATATGTGAGGTTTTGTTCTCCGAGCATGGTGATAAAGAATTGTTAGAAAGAATCCTTTATATCAGTCACGATCTAACTATTGAGCGATGGAAGCAGGAATTAAAGTATTTTGATCCACAATTATTTGAGTCATGGTATACATTTACCGCTCATGGCAGTATAGCCATTATTAAAAAGTGGGTGAGCAGTGGTCTGAGGGAAAGCCCCAGTAAAGTTGCAGCCTTTATTGATAAAGCGACAGAGGCAGTATCCAAAGCATTTTACTCTAAAGAATTATAA
- a CDS encoding DUF2614 family zinc ribbon-containing protein has product MKFKSAKINAFRTWGLLLTMLGMGLMIMGTAGIVFWGSAGKVVAAVGLVIGLVSMMASLAIYFWAGMLSTSAVQVECPECHKLTKMLGKTDRCMFCHTVLTMDPAQATITAEELELQQLKH; this is encoded by the coding sequence ATGAAATTTAAATCAGCCAAAATCAATGCTTTTCGCACCTGGGGACTGCTTCTGACCATGCTGGGCATGGGGCTTATGATCATGGGAACTGCAGGTATTGTCTTCTGGGGATCTGCCGGCAAGGTAGTTGCTGCTGTCGGTCTTGTCATTGGACTCGTCTCCATGATGGCCAGTCTGGCTATTTATTTCTGGGCGGGCATGCTCTCCACCAGTGCGGTTCAGGTGGAATGTCCGGAGTGCCATAAGCTGACCAAAATGCTGGGCAAAACCGACCGCTGCATGTTCTGCCACACCGTCCTCACCATGGACCCTGCACAAGCTACCATTACTGCCGAAGAGCTTGAACTCCAGCAGCTTAAACATTGA
- a CDS encoding glycosyl hydrolase family 18 protein, with the protein MDRRQRQGRVKKRGSLFRRLLGLVIIAAAAFWVVYYVLPNRQHLDPDWKGLDKPIFVKGQLTGYSASGTGDSMLLPLPFLQEYVDPSIRYEDKSKSVILSTDSSLLYMQEESTAASLNNEPLQLRLAPEVKDKVTYLPVDTLENLYGFEINEDTATGAVLLMTAGESVPLGKVKGEEGGKTKALRSEPSVHAPIFADMNPGDVVRIWNTDTKDWVYAQLDNGYAGYVQADDITADGTTTVEKQPAAPTRAERSWKGKPVNMFWEAVYERKPNPAKFADLPGVNVVSPTWFSIIDVNGNVRSQADRSYVDWAHNQGMEVWGLLSNSFEPDLTTEALSTYDNRMNAIVQMLKYADLYNLDGINIDFENVYTKDGPNVTQFMRELKPMAQSRNLIVSIDVTPKSKSEMWSMFLDRRALAAVSDFLVIMAYDEHWAASPVAGSVASLPWVKSSLNRIIEEDEVPAEKLILGVPLYTRIWTEATEKGKTKVSSKAVSMNAVKEIIAEKKLKPVFDKEAGQNYVEYKEEDVLRKIWIEDTTSLTARVELAQSLKLGGVAAWNRSFASPEAWEALKGIIK; encoded by the coding sequence TTGGACAGAAGACAGAGACAAGGACGCGTCAAAAAGCGTGGAAGTCTTTTTCGCCGCTTATTGGGACTTGTCATCATAGCCGCCGCAGCCTTTTGGGTTGTTTATTATGTACTGCCGAACCGCCAGCATCTGGACCCGGACTGGAAGGGGCTGGACAAGCCGATTTTTGTGAAGGGACAGCTTACGGGATACTCTGCTTCAGGTACAGGGGATAGTATGCTGTTACCTCTGCCTTTTTTACAGGAATACGTAGACCCTTCTATCCGTTATGAAGACAAGAGCAAATCTGTAATTCTCTCGACGGACAGCAGTCTCCTGTATATGCAGGAGGAATCAACAGCAGCAAGTCTGAACAATGAACCTCTGCAGCTTCGCCTTGCTCCTGAGGTTAAGGATAAAGTGACCTACCTTCCGGTAGACACGCTGGAGAATTTGTACGGCTTCGAGATCAATGAGGATACGGCTACCGGTGCGGTACTGCTGATGACTGCGGGAGAATCGGTGCCGCTTGGCAAAGTGAAGGGTGAGGAAGGCGGAAAGACCAAAGCCCTGCGCAGTGAACCCTCGGTGCATGCACCGATTTTTGCTGATATGAACCCTGGGGATGTCGTACGAATCTGGAACACGGACACGAAGGACTGGGTATATGCTCAGCTTGACAACGGTTATGCAGGCTATGTCCAAGCGGATGATATTACCGCAGACGGAACCACAACAGTAGAGAAACAGCCCGCAGCGCCTACACGCGCCGAGCGCAGCTGGAAGGGCAAGCCTGTTAACATGTTCTGGGAAGCCGTGTACGAACGCAAGCCGAATCCGGCCAAATTTGCTGATTTGCCGGGAGTTAACGTAGTTAGCCCTACCTGGTTCAGCATTATTGATGTGAACGGTAATGTGCGCAGCCAGGCTGACCGTTCCTATGTGGATTGGGCGCATAATCAGGGGATGGAGGTATGGGGACTGCTGAGCAACAGCTTTGAACCCGATTTGACTACTGAAGCCTTGTCCACATATGACAATAGGATGAATGCCATTGTTCAGATGCTAAAGTATGCAGACCTGTATAACTTAGACGGCATTAATATCGACTTCGAGAATGTGTACACCAAGGATGGACCGAACGTAACGCAGTTCATGCGGGAACTGAAGCCGATGGCCCAGAGCCGGAATCTGATTGTCTCTATTGATGTGACGCCGAAGTCCAAGAGCGAGATGTGGTCCATGTTCCTCGACCGCCGGGCGCTTGCCGCCGTATCCGACTTCCTGGTTATAATGGCCTACGATGAACACTGGGCAGCCAGTCCGGTCGCAGGTTCAGTAGCCTCTCTACCATGGGTTAAGAGTTCTTTGAACCGGATTATCGAGGAGGATGAGGTACCGGCAGAGAAGTTGATTCTGGGAGTGCCGCTTTATACGCGGATTTGGACGGAAGCCACCGAGAAGGGCAAGACCAAGGTAAGCTCCAAGGCCGTCAGCATGAATGCGGTCAAGGAGATCATTGCTGAGAAGAAGCTGAAACCGGTATTCGATAAGGAAGCCGGACAGAACTACGTGGAGTATAAGGAGGAGGATGTTCTCCGCAAAATCTGGATCGAGGACACCACCTCGCTCACAGCAAGGGTAGAGTTGGCCCAATCCTTGAAACTGGGCGGTGTGGCAGCCTGGAACCGGAGCTTCGCCAGTCCGGAGGCTTGGGAAGCATTGAAGGGAATTATAAAATAA
- a CDS encoding GNAT family N-acetyltransferase translates to MDTIVKLNLQDEIMLDELWSLQHKAYRLEAEIIGFRDIPPLLETRDMLSRVTEEFYGCFDETEELLGAVAVTQESPGKLTVTRMMVSPDHFRQGVAGRLLEFIFDRYAEMEQFIVSTGKLNLPAVTLYTKHGFIPVGSEEVVPGVELLEFHRTGRLK, encoded by the coding sequence ATGGATACAATAGTGAAGCTGAATCTGCAGGATGAGATCATGCTGGATGAGCTATGGAGCCTTCAGCATAAGGCGTACCGCCTGGAGGCGGAGATCATCGGGTTTCGTGACATACCGCCGCTGCTCGAGACGAGGGACATGCTCAGCCGGGTTACAGAGGAGTTCTACGGCTGCTTCGATGAGACGGAGGAGCTGCTCGGCGCTGTTGCAGTCACCCAGGAGTCTCCCGGCAAGCTAACCGTTACCCGGATGATGGTCAGCCCGGACCATTTCCGCCAAGGCGTGGCCGGAAGACTGTTAGAATTTATCTTTGACCGTTATGCGGAGATGGAGCAGTTTATCGTTTCTACGGGGAAGCTGAACCTTCCGGCAGTGACGCTCTATACCAAGCACGGGTTCATTCCTGTGGGGTCCGAAGAGGTGGTTCCGGGAGTAGAGTTGCTGGAGTTCCACCGGACAGGCAGGCTGAAATGA
- the gatC gene encoding Asp-tRNA(Asn)/Glu-tRNA(Gln) amidotransferase subunit GatC: MSITVKDVQHVAKLARLQLSPEEEATFTEQMNAILQYAEKLNELDTENVEPTTHVLQVSNVMRDDAVKESLTQEEALLNAPEHEDGHFKVPAVLE, from the coding sequence ATGAGCATCACCGTCAAAGATGTGCAGCATGTGGCCAAGCTGGCCCGACTGCAATTAAGCCCGGAAGAAGAGGCTACCTTCACCGAACAAATGAATGCTATTTTACAATATGCCGAGAAATTGAATGAACTGGATACCGAGAATGTAGAGCCGACCACCCATGTGCTGCAAGTCAGCAATGTGATGCGTGACGATGCGGTGAAGGAGAGCCTGACCCAAGAGGAAGCGCTGCTTAACGCACCGGAACATGAAGACGGACACTTCAAGGTTCCCGCTGTTCTGGAATAA
- a CDS encoding nucleotidyltransferase-like protein: MELSNLTLLSGETFEENVLGAVAWRQRGDATFQSALLHDFDMVVLLLHEEQETERIITHSIAADKRTQSVHVGLSALERAVMAGDNNELVSSLISGEVIWDPKGILAEMRKQLTQFEGPLKERVLFMEFARFLHMYIKSKRYIEAGCTMDAYNCVLIALYHWARIEVSEAGYFPEPAVWGQVKSLNSPVHKLYEELTISTETLDQRIELILLACEFALMSKMEDSCAMLLHILGSRKEAWSIKELLQHSGLSPLQAELPLVLRKLVSRSLIREIASWAVEAGDGHTIRYTL, translated from the coding sequence ATGGAACTGTCCAATTTGACCCTACTAAGCGGGGAGACATTTGAGGAGAATGTTCTGGGAGCCGTTGCTTGGCGGCAAAGAGGGGATGCCACGTTTCAGAGTGCGCTGCTGCACGATTTTGATATGGTGGTACTTCTGCTGCATGAGGAACAGGAGACGGAACGCATCATAACCCATAGCATTGCCGCTGATAAGCGGACGCAATCGGTACATGTAGGTCTATCTGCACTGGAACGTGCTGTAATGGCCGGGGATAACAACGAGCTTGTTAGCAGCCTGATATCCGGAGAGGTCATCTGGGACCCGAAGGGGATCTTGGCGGAGATGCGCAAGCAGCTTACCCAGTTTGAGGGCCCGCTCAAAGAACGGGTGTTGTTTATGGAATTCGCCCGTTTTTTACATATGTATATTAAGTCCAAGCGTTATATTGAAGCAGGGTGTACCATGGATGCCTATAATTGCGTACTGATTGCCTTATATCATTGGGCACGCATTGAAGTAAGTGAAGCGGGGTATTTCCCGGAACCGGCAGTATGGGGACAGGTGAAAAGCCTGAACTCCCCGGTCCATAAGCTATACGAAGAATTGACTATCAGCACAGAGACCTTGGACCAGAGAATTGAGCTGATCCTGCTCGCCTGTGAATTTGCCCTCATGTCAAAAATGGAGGATTCCTGTGCCATGCTGCTCCATATTCTGGGCAGCCGTAAGGAGGCATGGAGTATTAAGGAGCTTCTGCAGCATTCGGGGCTTAGCCCGCTCCAGGCAGAGTTGCCGCTTGTACTCCGCAAGCTTGTCTCCCGTTCATTAATTCGGGAGATCGCCTCATGGGCAGTTGAAGCCGGGGACGGTCATACCATTCGTTATACCCTTTAA
- the gatA gene encoding Asp-tRNA(Asn)/Glu-tRNA(Gln) amidotransferase subunit GatA, translated as MSLFQYRLPEVHNMLHSKEVSVRELTEESLSVIAERDSKVHAFLTLNEEGARDQARALDDKLASGAAGGLLFGLPAGIKDNIVTKGLRTTCASQFLNNFQPIYDATVVSKLRQADAVTMGKLNMDEFAMGGSNENSSFGAVRNPWDLERVPGGSSGGSAAAVAAGEVFFTLGSDTGGSIRQPASYCGVVGLKPTYGLVSRYGLVAFASSLDQIGPITRSVEDSAYVLQAIAGYDAQDSTSAKVSIPDYLSSLTGDISGLRIAVPKEYIGEGVDASVRESVLSALKVLESLGAVWEEVSLPHTEYAVAAYYLLSSSEASSNLARFDGVRYGTRVDDGGGLLDLYHNSRSQGFGPEVKRRIMLGTYALSSGYYDAYYLKAQKVRTLIKQDFDEVFKNYDVVIGPTAPTTAFKLGSQTEDPLTMYLNDILTIPVSLAGIPAISIPCGFAEGLPVGLQIIGKEFDESTVLRVAHAFEQHTEHHKARPQM; from the coding sequence TTGAGCCTGTTTCAATATCGACTACCTGAAGTACATAACATGCTGCACAGTAAAGAGGTCTCGGTCCGTGAACTGACTGAAGAATCCCTGTCCGTCATTGCGGAACGTGACAGCAAGGTTCATGCTTTTTTGACACTGAATGAAGAGGGTGCCCGTGATCAGGCACGTGCGCTTGATGACAAGCTGGCGTCCGGAGCAGCGGGTGGTCTGTTATTCGGATTGCCTGCCGGAATCAAGGATAATATTGTGACCAAAGGTCTGCGCACCACCTGTGCCAGCCAGTTCCTTAATAACTTCCAGCCGATTTATGATGCGACCGTAGTCTCCAAGCTGCGCCAGGCCGATGCCGTAACCATGGGCAAGCTGAACATGGACGAGTTCGCCATGGGCGGTTCGAATGAAAATTCCAGCTTCGGGGCGGTGCGCAATCCGTGGGATCTGGAACGTGTTCCCGGCGGGTCGAGCGGTGGTTCGGCAGCGGCGGTTGCGGCCGGAGAAGTGTTCTTCACCCTTGGCTCCGATACCGGAGGTTCGATCCGCCAGCCGGCTTCCTACTGCGGAGTGGTCGGTCTTAAACCTACCTATGGCCTGGTCTCCCGTTACGGTCTGGTAGCTTTTGCCTCCTCCCTGGATCAGATCGGTCCGATTACCCGCAGCGTTGAGGATTCAGCGTATGTACTGCAGGCGATTGCCGGTTATGATGCCCAGGACTCCACCTCGGCCAAGGTTAGCATACCTGATTATCTGAGTTCGCTCACCGGTGATATTTCCGGTCTGCGTATAGCTGTGCCGAAGGAATACATCGGCGAAGGCGTAGACGCATCGGTCCGTGAATCCGTGCTGTCAGCGCTTAAAGTGCTGGAGAGTCTCGGCGCCGTGTGGGAAGAGGTTTCGCTTCCGCATACAGAATATGCCGTAGCTGCTTATTATCTCCTGTCTTCTTCCGAGGCTTCATCCAACCTTGCCCGTTTTGACGGTGTCCGTTACGGGACGCGTGTGGATGACGGAGGCGGTTTGCTGGATCTGTACCATAACTCCCGCAGTCAAGGCTTCGGTCCTGAAGTCAAACGCCGGATTATGCTCGGCACCTATGCGCTCAGCTCCGGATACTACGATGCTTATTATTTGAAGGCGCAGAAGGTTCGCACCTTGATTAAGCAGGATTTCGATGAAGTGTTCAAGAATTATGATGTCGTGATCGGCCCGACTGCGCCTACGACAGCCTTTAAGCTGGGCTCGCAGACCGAAGATCCGCTGACCATGTACCTGAATGATATCCTGACCATTCCTGTCAGTCTGGCCGGTATTCCTGCCATCAGCATCCCTTGCGGCTTCGCAGAAGGCCTGCCTGTCGGCCTGCAGATTATCGGCAAGGAGTTTGACGAGAGTACGGTACTGCGCGTTGCGCATGCCTTTGAACAGCATACAGAGCATCACAAGGCCCGTCCGCAAATGTAG
- a CDS encoding DUF4097 family beta strand repeat-containing protein, with product MNSGQQNHEELPVLEEENEAGLPLSEADEEMKAPYIPPRPKRRPRKRKFIAGLLAAVLPGTGHLYLGLLRKGISVIFLIVLDIVALLYFSSIGMQINVPLLILLGLLIPVLYFYNVFDALQNADRILRFPDEHDPEELETIQSSTSSRRRVRISEPGISFGLLLLIGGALLFLFQQKPPWLRGFIETSAGAAASVVLIGLGLLMGIREMARDSIARQDKERKKRRIGRYTASVTLAAVGILLLLDWRDGTDYMMLLLKWWPIIPVLWGVEYLLIYILFRRLKQSGTAGRARMDLRGLFSAVILAACVFIVTEQEHYLHLWNKVSLNLTVAAVDYGEAEGSSYQKAPLMVPVELNTSKVNIDAINGDILIHRAAVEDIEITATVWVDQLDGVLAESIADQSFVEVTEGTTIKITPQSKAYGESGKRQPRINLDISLPEDRRFDLNVRTMNGGITLQNVEAIADISLETGNGELILHRIYGNVKGKTLNGAVRARDVLGNVELGTSGGDMGAWDVRGALKMSTAVGNITAYDSGDTLDLSTKNGNVEVSGARAKLHAESLNGRISVRSGDFGGDWDIYSAVGDIELFLPLTGNYTVEGSSGYGDIVTDLPGLVIDKKVLSGQIGTGEFKLRVDGNSNLNVSKY from the coding sequence ATGAATTCCGGTCAACAGAATCATGAGGAGCTTCCCGTGCTGGAGGAAGAGAATGAGGCAGGCTTGCCGCTGTCTGAAGCTGATGAAGAAATGAAGGCCCCCTACATCCCTCCCCGTCCCAAACGCCGTCCGCGCAAACGTAAATTTATAGCCGGCCTGCTGGCTGCAGTGCTTCCTGGCACGGGACATCTCTATCTCGGGCTGCTCCGCAAAGGGATTTCTGTCATTTTCCTAATTGTGCTGGATATTGTGGCGCTGCTGTATTTCTCATCTATCGGGATGCAAATTAATGTACCATTGCTGATCTTGCTGGGGCTGCTGATTCCGGTATTATACTTCTATAATGTATTCGACGCGCTCCAGAACGCAGACCGGATTCTGCGGTTTCCTGATGAGCATGATCCAGAAGAGCTGGAGACCATCCAGTCTAGTACATCATCAAGACGCCGGGTAAGGATCAGCGAGCCGGGGATTTCCTTTGGCCTCCTGCTGCTTATCGGCGGAGCGCTGCTCTTTCTTTTCCAGCAAAAGCCGCCCTGGCTTCGGGGATTCATTGAGACCTCTGCCGGTGCTGCCGCCTCCGTGGTGCTGATAGGCCTTGGCCTGCTTATGGGAATCAGAGAGATGGCCCGGGACTCCATAGCGCGTCAGGACAAGGAACGGAAGAAGCGGCGGATCGGCAGATATACGGCCTCAGTAACACTGGCTGCTGTCGGAATTCTGCTTCTCCTGGACTGGCGCGATGGAACGGATTATATGATGCTGCTGCTCAAATGGTGGCCTATCATTCCGGTATTATGGGGAGTAGAGTATCTGCTGATCTATATTCTTTTCCGCCGTCTGAAGCAGAGCGGTACTGCCGGAAGAGCTAGGATGGATCTGCGGGGATTGTTCTCTGCGGTAATACTGGCTGCCTGTGTGTTCATCGTAACCGAGCAGGAGCACTATCTGCATCTGTGGAACAAGGTGAGTCTTAACCTGACCGTGGCGGCAGTCGATTACGGGGAAGCGGAAGGAAGCTCTTATCAGAAGGCTCCGCTGATGGTTCCGGTCGAACTGAACACCTCCAAGGTCAATATCGACGCTATAAATGGAGATATTCTCATTCACCGGGCTGCTGTGGAGGATATCGAGATTACGGCAACCGTATGGGTGGACCAGCTGGACGGGGTACTGGCTGAATCCATAGCCGATCAGTCTTTTGTCGAGGTGACAGAGGGAACAACGATCAAGATCACACCCCAGAGTAAGGCGTACGGTGAATCCGGCAAACGCCAGCCGCGGATCAACCTCGATATCTCCCTGCCGGAAGACCGGCGGTTCGACCTGAACGTCCGTACGATGAATGGCGGAATAACACTGCAGAATGTGGAGGCCATTGCCGACATCTCGCTGGAGACCGGGAACGGGGAGCTGATCCTGCACCGCATTTACGGTAATGTAAAAGGTAAAACCTTAAACGGCGCGGTGCGCGCCAGAGATGTCCTGGGCAATGTGGAGCTGGGGACAAGCGGAGGCGATATGGGGGCCTGGGACGTCAGAGGTGCCTTGAAGATGTCAACGGCGGTCGGCAATATCACGGCATATGACAGCGGGGATACGCTGGATCTGTCCACGAAGAACGGCAATGTTGAGGTATCCGGAGCAAGAGCCAAGCTGCATGCCGAATCCCTGAACGGCCGGATCAGTGTCCGCTCCGGAGATTTCGGGGGAGACTGGGATATTTACAGTGCAGTGGGGGATATTGAACTGTTCCTGCCGTTAACGGGTAATTATACGGTGGAGGGCTCCAGCGGCTATGGAGATATAGTAACAGACCTGCCAGGGCTCGTGATTGACAAAAAAGTGCTTTCCGGCCAGATCGGAACCGGCGAATTCAAGCTGCGTGTAGACGGAAACAGCAATTTAAATGTGAGCAAATATTGA
- a CDS encoding Fur family transcriptional regulator, translated as MGSGVQHALEQLKTTGVRITPQRHAILTYLMEAMNHPTADDIYRALEPQFPSMSVATVYNNLKMFMEAGMVRELTYGDNSSRFDANVSDHYHVICQECGKIEDFSYSSLHEVEHQAELATGFKIHGLRMELYGVCKGCGEKRH; from the coding sequence ATGGGTAGTGGCGTACAGCATGCATTGGAGCAATTGAAGACAACCGGTGTCCGTATTACGCCTCAGCGTCATGCGATTCTAACGTATCTGATGGAAGCGATGAATCATCCTACGGCAGACGACATCTACCGGGCGCTTGAGCCTCAGTTTCCGAGCATGAGTGTGGCAACTGTGTATAACAATCTTAAGATGTTCATGGAAGCAGGTATGGTCCGTGAGCTGACCTACGGTGATAATTCCAGCCGTTTCGACGCCAATGTATCTGATCATTATCATGTTATCTGTCAGGAATGCGGCAAGATTGAGGATTTCAGTTATTCCTCTCTCCATGAAGTAGAGCATCAGGCCGAGTTGGCCACAGGCTTCAAGATTCATGGATTACGTATGGAACTATATGGTGTCTGTAAAGGCTGCGGCGAGAAGCGGCACTGA